A window of the Chryseobacterium arthrosphaerae genome harbors these coding sequences:
- a CDS encoding T9SS type A sorting domain-containing protein, which translates to MKFNLLLRKQRSFKAAFIALFLISTGTLSFAQNRIYSHAQSSGVFGVACLGCRVENPLNAIGNNEDDYSTMVLGTALLGGIQQTLIFPDLRSDTRLVVGIGTDNIPLSVQLLSGVTLETMNGGTSNEDRRTIDVSLLKLGATPNRGTVEFKPEKPYDGIRIGLTGGVLSLGGGFRIYYAYQDPLVNIMAHSQAGQITLDANIPLEGAEVALTNLSGKEVYRTKLGAKTFDTRQQEGIYFMTVQTKDGKTYSRKIIVK; encoded by the coding sequence ATGAAATTTAATTTACTTTTGAGAAAGCAACGCTCATTTAAAGCAGCATTCATTGCTTTGTTTCTGATCTCAACCGGCACTTTATCATTTGCTCAAAACAGAATTTATTCCCACGCCCAAAGCTCCGGGGTATTCGGAGTAGCATGTTTAGGCTGCCGTGTAGAAAACCCACTCAATGCAATCGGGAACAATGAGGATGATTACTCAACGATGGTATTGGGAACTGCATTATTAGGCGGTATCCAGCAAACCTTAATCTTCCCTGATCTGAGATCAGATACGAGACTGGTAGTAGGCATCGGGACAGACAACATTCCTTTATCTGTACAATTATTAAGTGGGGTAACTCTTGAAACCATGAATGGCGGAACTTCCAATGAAGACCGCAGAACAATTGATGTAAGCCTTCTTAAGCTGGGAGCAACTCCTAACAGAGGTACAGTGGAATTCAAACCTGAAAAACCCTATGACGGAATCAGGATAGGCTTAACGGGAGGAGTGCTGAGCCTTGGAGGAGGATTCAGAATTTATTACGCTTACCAGGATCCATTAGTCAATATCATGGCTCACAGCCAGGCGGGACAGATTACCCTTGACGCCAATATTCCGCTGGAAGGTGCTGAAGTAGCTCTTACCAATCTTTCCGGAAAAGAAGTATACCGCACAAAGCTGGGAGCAAAAACATTTGACACCAGGCAGCAGGAAGGAATTTACTTTATGACTGTTCAGACGAAAGATGGTAAAACCTATTCGCGTAAAATTATTGTTAAATAA
- the rpsT gene encoding 30S ribosomal protein S20 has product MANHKSALKRIRQNETRRLRNRYYHKTARTALKALRNEENKAAATEQLPKVIALLDKLAKKNIIHKNKAANLKSKLTKHVNKLA; this is encoded by the coding sequence ATGGCAAATCATAAATCAGCACTAAAGAGAATCAGACAAAACGAAACTAGAAGACTTCGTAACAGATATTATCACAAGACTGCTAGAACAGCATTGAAAGCTCTAAGAAATGAAGAGAACAAAGCTGCTGCTACAGAACAACTGCCGAAGGTTATCGCTTTATTGGATAAATTAGCTAAGAAAAACATTATCCACAAGAACAAAGCTGCTAACTTGAAAAGCAAATTGACAAAACACGTTAATAAATTAGCGTAA
- a CDS encoding N-acetylmuramoyl-L-alanine amidase family protein, giving the protein MHKQNFKIILSFLLILISNFIFSQKKFTLVLDAGHGGSDHGANRTYSDIGRIAEKDITLAITLKVGAMLEKNRDFKVIYTRKIDEYPSLSDRTNLANRSKADLFISIHCNSSARPTAYGTETYVQGPNQNNENLEVAKRENDVIFLDEKDKQIFGSYNPDSPESLIALKLQQSKYLESSLLLGGLVEDNFVNKDKRFSRGVFQKNLHVLRMNAMPSVLIETGFINHPEESHYIASEKGQSEIAESIYNAIIDYKKAIDRKTGGSIAIKKQEPEKPAEVPLKNDFRILLMSSPTKYNENDPALKGLSYILTIKENGQYKYYYAVTNMASVKDINLKTAKDAGFRNAFAVGFMPNQRISMGYYTIEVYAGDKLNGNSYIVQNLKDVERNKDNGVFYYTYGKVYTLEDAVKLQKELEAKGIKNTVIQKIYK; this is encoded by the coding sequence ATGCACAAACAAAATTTTAAAATAATTTTATCATTTCTCCTTATCCTTATCAGCAACTTTATTTTCTCTCAGAAGAAGTTTACCCTTGTTTTGGATGCAGGACACGGAGGAAGTGATCACGGGGCCAACAGGACCTATTCAGACATAGGAAGAATCGCAGAAAAAGATATTACGCTTGCCATTACCTTAAAGGTGGGAGCCATGCTTGAAAAAAACAGAGACTTCAAGGTAATATACACCCGTAAAATTGATGAATACCCTTCCCTGTCTGACAGAACCAACCTGGCCAACAGAAGTAAAGCAGACCTGTTCATATCTATTCACTGTAATTCTTCAGCAAGACCTACAGCCTACGGAACGGAAACTTATGTACAGGGGCCAAACCAGAATAACGAGAACCTTGAGGTAGCCAAAAGAGAAAATGACGTGATCTTTCTGGATGAAAAAGATAAGCAGATCTTCGGATCTTACAACCCGGATTCCCCGGAATCTTTAATAGCACTGAAACTTCAGCAGAGCAAATATCTGGAATCAAGTCTTCTTTTGGGAGGATTGGTAGAAGATAACTTTGTGAATAAAGATAAGAGATTTTCCAGAGGAGTTTTCCAGAAGAATCTTCACGTTCTCCGTATGAATGCCATGCCTTCTGTGCTTATAGAAACCGGATTCATCAATCACCCGGAAGAAAGCCACTATATTGCTTCGGAAAAAGGACAGAGCGAAATTGCAGAGAGTATCTACAATGCCATTATTGATTATAAGAAAGCCATTGACAGAAAAACCGGAGGATCTATTGCCATCAAAAAGCAGGAACCTGAAAAGCCGGCAGAAGTTCCGCTGAAAAATGATTTCAGAATCCTACTGATGAGCTCTCCTACGAAATACAACGAAAATGATCCTGCCCTTAAAGGATTGAGCTATATTCTTACCATTAAAGAAAACGGACAGTACAAATATTACTATGCAGTCACCAATATGGCTTCTGTAAAAGACATCAATCTTAAAACAGCCAAAGATGCCGGATTCAGAAATGCCTTTGCCGTAGGTTTCATGCCTAACCAGCGAATCAGCATGGGATATTATACCATAGAAGTTTATGCAGGGGATAAGCTGAACGGAAATTCTTACATCGTTCAGAACCTGAAAGATGTGGAAAGAAATAAAGACAACGGCGTATTTTACTATACCTATGGAAAAGTATATACTTTGGAGGATGCTGTAAAACTTCAAAAAGAACTTGAGGCTAAAGGCATCAAAAACACCGTAATACAGAAAATATATAAATAA
- a CDS encoding putative LPS assembly protein LptD, giving the protein MAKTVLKNILQILIILIFNNFLAQKTPEKLPKNAVNDTISKKDTIVVKKETLDDVLRTKADDQRRDIPKKMTFLNKNAQVKYQDMQIDADYISIDDNKNLIYARGKQDSLGKIIEPVITTQAGKKYETNEFSYNTKTKQAIAFNARTEESEGVIIAKKTKKYNDSVFAMVKADYTTDDYFIKKKDTAADYFMRAYNIKLLKTKTKSQIVTGPIQMFIEQVPTPLYLPFAILPFSDKRAAGILIPSFGEREDVGFFLNGIGYYQPIGEHFDLKVLADIYTKGSWNLRPQMNYQKKYRYSGTFNADIGTMVRGIKGLEDYTRNSTYRINWTHSQDAKANPFLTFSASVDIVSTKFYNNPLNNNYIFNQNVLNTQQNSTVTLTKRFLKLPVTITGTASYSQNFATGLADLRLPQMNVAVNQFYLFKSKTGVRSGLLENITVNTGFNLTNFVNTQENELFKKEMWDKMQTGLKNNIAIATNTTLAKYFTFSLSANIDNALTTKTLNRYYDPVKAVTVDEINKKFAGYSTFSTTASIQTTLYGQMDFKKGSAIEAIRHMVTPSIGFTYSPDFSSPNFGYYKNYYNANGALTPYSIFEKGIVGSPQSGMVGALGFNIGNNVEMKVRSKSDSTGVKKVKIFESLNLSGNYNFAAKDHPWSIITINGQSSFLNGKLTVNTSLSLDPYKIEFIPGQDTGIRTEKFGAFSVQGFNVQMSYPLSSEIFGEKTEYAKKYSKKGEVRNENYYFDDDNYAHFDQAWTLNINANYAYSKGLNRFGSKIASVGLDGSIKLTPFWNINGSTHYDLVTKQLAYTRIGFARDQRSFTINFNWVPFGQYKVYDFFIGIKANILSDALKYKDRSFTQPNAPF; this is encoded by the coding sequence TTGGCCAAAACCGTCCTCAAAAATATATTACAAATTTTAATTATCCTAATTTTTAACAATTTTTTAGCACAGAAAACTCCTGAAAAATTGCCTAAAAATGCGGTTAATGATACTATTTCCAAAAAGGATACCATAGTTGTAAAAAAAGAAACGTTGGATGATGTTCTCCGTACAAAAGCGGACGACCAGCGCAGAGACATCCCTAAAAAGATGACATTCCTGAATAAGAATGCACAGGTAAAATATCAGGATATGCAGATTGATGCAGATTATATCTCCATTGATGATAATAAAAACCTGATCTACGCCAGAGGAAAGCAGGATTCTTTAGGAAAGATCATCGAACCTGTAATTACGACCCAGGCAGGAAAGAAATACGAAACCAACGAATTCAGTTATAATACGAAGACTAAGCAGGCCATCGCCTTCAATGCAAGAACTGAAGAAAGTGAAGGAGTGATCATTGCCAAGAAAACAAAAAAATATAACGATTCTGTTTTCGCAATGGTAAAAGCAGATTATACCACAGACGATTATTTTATCAAGAAAAAAGATACGGCTGCGGATTACTTTATGAGAGCTTACAACATCAAGCTTCTTAAAACCAAAACGAAATCCCAGATCGTTACCGGCCCTATTCAGATGTTTATAGAGCAGGTACCTACGCCTCTTTACCTTCCATTTGCCATCTTACCGTTTTCAGATAAAAGAGCAGCAGGTATTCTTATTCCCAGTTTCGGGGAAAGGGAAGATGTAGGTTTCTTCCTGAACGGGATAGGTTATTATCAGCCGATCGGGGAACATTTTGACCTTAAAGTCCTTGCTGATATTTATACGAAAGGAAGCTGGAACCTGCGTCCGCAGATGAATTATCAGAAGAAATACCGCTATTCCGGAACCTTCAATGCAGATATCGGAACCATGGTGAGAGGGATCAAAGGATTGGAAGATTATACCAGAAACAGTACATACAGGATCAACTGGACGCATTCACAGGATGCAAAAGCCAATCCATTCCTTACATTCAGTGCTTCCGTAGACATTGTAAGTACGAAATTCTACAACAATCCACTGAACAACAATTATATTTTCAATCAGAATGTATTGAATACCCAGCAGAACTCTACGGTAACGCTTACCAAAAGATTTCTGAAACTTCCGGTAACAATTACGGGAACAGCCTCTTATTCCCAGAACTTTGCCACCGGATTGGCAGACCTTCGTCTTCCGCAGATGAACGTAGCAGTGAATCAGTTCTACCTGTTCAAATCAAAAACAGGAGTAAGATCAGGGCTTCTTGAAAATATTACCGTCAATACAGGATTCAACCTGACCAATTTTGTGAATACTCAGGAAAATGAGCTCTTTAAAAAAGAAATGTGGGATAAAATGCAGACCGGGCTTAAAAATAATATTGCCATTGCAACCAATACCACACTGGCGAAATATTTCACATTCAGTTTAAGTGCCAATATTGACAATGCCTTAACGACCAAAACGCTGAACAGGTATTATGATCCTGTAAAAGCAGTTACAGTAGATGAAATCAATAAAAAGTTTGCCGGATATTCTACTTTCTCTACTACGGCAAGTATCCAGACGACCCTTTACGGGCAGATGGATTTTAAAAAAGGATCTGCTATTGAAGCAATCAGACATATGGTGACTCCAAGTATCGGGTTTACCTATTCTCCCGACTTCTCCAGTCCTAATTTCGGATACTATAAAAACTATTATAATGCGAACGGAGCCCTTACCCCATATTCTATTTTTGAGAAAGGTATTGTGGGAAGTCCTCAAAGCGGAATGGTGGGAGCTCTGGGTTTCAATATCGGAAACAACGTAGAAATGAAAGTCAGATCTAAAAGTGATTCTACGGGAGTAAAGAAGGTTAAGATCTTCGAATCTTTGAACCTTTCAGGGAATTATAACTTTGCGGCCAAAGATCACCCATGGTCAATTATTACCATCAACGGGCAATCTTCATTCCTTAACGGTAAACTGACGGTTAATACGAGTCTTTCCCTTGATCCGTATAAAATTGAATTTATTCCGGGACAGGACACAGGAATCAGAACAGAAAAATTCGGGGCCTTCAGTGTACAGGGATTCAACGTACAGATGTCTTATCCTCTGAGCAGCGAAATTTTTGGAGAGAAAACGGAATATGCTAAAAAGTATTCTAAAAAAGGAGAAGTCCGGAATGAGAATTACTATTTTGATGATGATAATTATGCCCATTTTGATCAGGCCTGGACTTTGAATATCAATGCCAACTATGCCTACTCAAAAGGACTGAACAGATTTGGAAGCAAAATTGCATCCGTAGGTCTTGACGGAAGTATCAAGCTTACCCCTTTCTGGAATATCAACGGTAGTACACACTATGACCTCGTGACCAAGCAGCTGGCTTATACAAGAATCGGTTTTGCCAGGGATCAGCGAAGTTTTACCATCAATTTCAACTGGGTTCCTTTCGGTCAGTATAAGGTATATGATTTCTTTATCGGGATCAAAGCCAATATCTTAAGTGATGCATTGAAATATAAAGACAGAAGCTTTACACAGCCGAATGCACCTTTCTAA
- a CDS encoding RidA family protein: MKQVINTVNAPAAIGPYSQANMANGVLYISGQIPVDPATGKLVEGIEKETHQVMKNLEAILTEAGMTFKNVVKATIFLKSMDDFAVMNDIYASYLDAESYPARETVQVSCLPKNVDIEISMIAHQD; the protein is encoded by the coding sequence ATGAAACAAGTAATCAACACAGTGAACGCTCCTGCAGCAATCGGGCCTTATTCACAAGCTAATATGGCAAACGGAGTATTGTATATCTCCGGACAGATTCCTGTAGATCCTGCAACTGGTAAACTGGTAGAAGGAATTGAAAAAGAAACGCACCAGGTAATGAAAAACCTTGAAGCAATTCTTACAGAAGCCGGAATGACTTTTAAAAACGTTGTAAAGGCTACAATTTTCCTTAAGAGTATGGATGATTTTGCTGTAATGAATGATATTTATGCGTCTTATTTAGATGCGGAAAGCTATCCTGCACGTGAAACGGTACAGGTGTCCTGCTTACCTAAAAATGTGGATATCGAAATCTCTATGATCGCACATCAGGATTAA